ATCTACCCTGCAGCTCCAATAACTCCCCGGCAAGATGACTAGTCTCAAAACCGCACTCGATGATCATCCTGTCGATCAACGACATGAACTGCGAAACGAGAAGAAAGTTAGGGATTCTTTGTCTTTTAGAGAAATATGTAACGATCAAGAAAGTAAGTGAGCGACAAACCTTTCCGCGAAGCCTCGATGCTGTGCTCGAGTCTCCTTGCTGCGAAGATTCCCCGTCATGCCCTTGGTAAACTTCCTCTTCCGACCCTTAGGCTGAGCAACCGGAACAACACTAAGAGCGCGCAGCGCTAGAACGATCTCTTTCCTGGCCGGAGGAGGAGGCATAGAGTCAGCAGCCCTCTCCTTATCTTCGACAAGAATCGGAGTCGTGGACAATACAGCAGGTAAAGCCGAAGCATCCAGAACGACCGAGCCTGCGAGAGTTCACGTATCTCGCGGAGTTACGACCTAAGTCCCATGACCCGGAGCAATGGCCAGTGCAGAAGAGGACGGGAACTCGGCACCGGCTCGAACCTGTTCCTTCTCGACTTGGCGACGAACTAGTCTCTCTCGAAAGGAGAGATGGTCAGCAACGCAAGCCGACGCTTCGACCGAAGAAGTCGGAACCGGAGCCGGAGAGGTGGCCTCGCCCATCTCAACATCGGAACTTCTCTTGTCACCATGGGGAGAAGACATGTTAAAGGCAAATGATTTGGAGCTAGAGAGGTTTTGAAGGTTTGAAGAAGGGAAGGTGTGAAGCAAATGAATGACAAGAGCTCACTACTTATAGAAGTATGGGCTCAGAATTTTATATTTTTTAATAAACACTTTCTCGAGATTTCTCTTTCGCGGAGCTTGGAGTAAACTTCGTTCAATACGCCTAACTTTGCCAATATCGTCAAACCGCGCGCTAGAGTCTCGACTCAAACGAGCTGGGGGGCTAACTGTTGGGTCAAAAATGGTTACGAAGTTAACATTCAAAACGTCCGAAGAAGAAAACGAAAAAACCTTCTTCGACAAATACTTTTTCGAAATAGATTCTTCCTTACGAAAAGCTTTGCGGAGGAAACATGAGACATCAGACAAGAGCTCGAAAAGGGTGGTTACGTAGCGACCAAGCTCGATCGACCGAGCGTCCGTTCCGCTCGGTCGCTACGTAGCGACCAATTGTCATCCCGATCGGTCGCTATGTAGCGACAGAGCCCAAGCCGAAGCTCGGTCGCTACGCAGCGACCGAGCGTCCGCTCCGCTCAATCGCTACGTAGCGACCGAGCTCTTCCGAAACGTCGATACGACATTAGTCCATGCATTCTCGTCTACCCTTCGATGCTATCTCCCGAAGACCGTAGCAAACCCATTTCATGTTTCCCGCCATTCTAAGTCATCGATCAAACTTTACGGTAAAAACCGCGGAAAGTTCGTTCTTTATCGAAAGAAGCCGTAATGAACGCTTCGAGTCAGAAGACGGCCCAAAGGGACCTAAGACATGACTCGAGGCCCAACTTACGATTTCTTAACCAACAGCCCGTAAGCCGCATGACGGTTTACGCTTGGTTCGCAAGGAAAAATAAATATCAAGTTTCCGCGGATAAATACGAAATTTTGAAGATAATTACGAAGATCGGAAAAAATGGAATATCTCCATTTTTATGCTAAGGTGGCTTAAGGGCAGAAGAGGAAAAGTGTAAACCGACCTAGGAGTCAGTATATAAGGAGTCCTAGGCGAAAGGCATGGAGAGGACTTTTCTCAGAGCAAACTTAGTACTTAGAGCAATTAGGCATATTTCCGTTTTTGTTATTCGAGCTGCGACTCAACTAGGTTATTGCCGTCTTAGGGTTTTAGAACTAGGAATCTCGCCGACAGCTCTCGTAGCCCAGGTTCTTACCTTGTTGTAACGCTCAAACGCGAATTCGGAATAAGATCTACTTTGCTCTCTTTTCGATTTCTTATACTTTATCATTGTTATTCTTGTGTTCTGATTGCTTGGCGTGTGGTATTAGCAGATATCCGGGACCTCTGGGAAATTAGGGCTTTCCTAGTTTCCCTATTTAAATGGAAATCGACAGTGCGAATTTCGGTTCCCACATATAACCATTATATCGAAGGTGAGGGTCTTGGGATTTTGCTCTTCGCTTAGATCATCAGAAGTGTCGATCGACATACTATCGTCATCTTCGATCGACCTGGTATTGTCGTAATCGATCGACATAGCATCTTTGTCGTCGAACGACAGGTCCTCAGAAGTGAGACATACATTCCCGATAGATGAATCTGTTTGGTAAACGTTTTCAGTTGGTAAGAAACCATCGATAGGGACGTCGTTTTCTATTCTTATCCGGGAAAGATGATCTGCAACTCTATTTTCTACTCCTCTTTTATCTTTAATCTGGATGTCGAATTCTTGAAGTAGAAGGATCCTTCGCAGGAGTCGTGGTTTCGCATCTTTCTTTTGCATTAAATATTTAATTTCAGCGTGGTCAGTATGGATGATGACTCGCGAACCGACCAGGTATTGGCAAAATTTTTCGAATGCATAAACTACGGCGTGCAGTTCTTTTTCTGTTGTTGCGTAATTCCTCTCTGCTTCGTCGAGTGTTCGACTGGCATAATAAATTGCATGTAGCTTTTTGTCTTTCCTTTGGCCCAGAACCGCTCTTACAGCGAAATCGCTCGCATCGCACATGATTTCGAAAGGAAGATTCCAGTCAGGTGCTTGTACGATGGGGGCGGTTATCAAATCTTTCTTTATTTCCTCAAAAGACTTTACGCATTCTGGTGTGAATTCAAATTTAACTTCTTTACAGAGGAGGGAAGTGAGAGGTCTAGCGATTTTTCTAAAATCTTGTATGAACCTCCTGTAAAATCCGGCATGTCCGAGAAAACTTCTCACGTCTTTTACGTTTGTGGGTGCCGGCAGACCGGTCATTACTTCAATTTTTGTCCGATCTACTTCTATACCAGCAGAAGACACTTTATGTCCTAGGACGATTCCATCGTTAACCATAAAGTGGCATTTTTCCCAATTTAGAACGAGGTTCTTTTCTTCACATCTTGCCAAAACTTTACATAGGTTATCGAGACAGTTTTTGAAACTGCATCCATATACAGAGAAATCGTCCATAAAGACTTCCATGAAATTTTCTATCATATCAGTAAAGATTGACATCATGCATCGATGGAAGGTGGCAGGGGCCTTACAAAGACCGAATGGCATTCTGCGGTATGCGAATGTTCCGTAACAGCATGTAAAGGTGGTCTTCTCTTGATCATGAGGATGTATAGGGATTTGGAAAAATCCAGAGTATCCGTCAAGAAAAAAATAGTATTGGTGATTTGCCAATCTTGCCAACATTTGATCAATGGAGGATAAAGGGAAATGATCTTTTCTGGTGGAAGCGTTTAGCTTCCTATAATCTATACACATTCGATGTCCAGTGACAGTTTGCGTGGGAATGAGTTCGTCCTTGTCATTCTTCACTACAGTGATTCCGCCCTTTTTTGGTACGACATGCACGGGGCTAACCCAATTGCTATTCAAAATCGGGTAAATGATTCCGGCATCAAGAAGTTTAATTATTTCCTTTTTAACAACTTCTTTCAAGTTCGGGTTCAGTCGCCTTTGGTGTACCACTGACGATTTCAAACCATCTTCTAGGTGAATCCGGTGCATACACAGATCTGGAGAAATGCCAGGGATATCTTCGAGAGTGTATCTGAGGGCTTTCCTATATTCGCGTAGTTTATTTAATAACAACGCAAGTTCTCCATTGGTGAGGTTGGCGTTCACGATTACTGGGTATGAATCTTTATAGAGAAAAGCATATTTGAGTCCAGCGAGTAGCTATTTTAACTCATCTTTGGTGCCTTTTCGGGATCCCATTCCTTCGAGTACGGTTGTCGATCGACAGCTTTCATTAAATATCGATCGACGTTGATTTCCGAAGCGTCATCCTCTATGTCATCAACGATTTCTATTTCCATGCTCGCGTCCATTAATCGTGTGTATTCTTCAGCTCTACTGTCGACACTAAATGTTTCTTCTTCACTAGCTGCGAGTACTTTCTCTAGGGGATCATCCGAGCACAGGTTTATGAAAGATTCTTCAGCCAAATCACAGATATCATCCACGTAGGAAGTCTGTTTATCGATCAAGGTCGTCTTATCAGCTTATCCATGTCGAAAGTCATCGGAATGTTTCCAATGTTTAGACATATTCTACCCTCTTTGACATCGATTATCGCACCTGCTGTAGCTAGGAATGGTCTACCCAAAATAAGGGGATCCTTTGGTTCATTCTGGTATTTCAGCACCACGAAATCTGTTGGGTCGTGACAATCGTTAATTCCTATTGGCACGTCGTCAGGCAATCCCTCAGGTAATCTAACGGATCTATTGGCCAGAACCAAAGTTATTTTGGTAGGTTTGAACTTGTCGTATCCTAGGGATATCGCGACAGAATGCGGCATGAGGTTCACGCTCGAACCTAGGTCACAAAGGGATCGAGGAAAATTTTTATTCCATATATTGCAATCTAAAACAAAGCTGCCTGGATCGGGTCTCTTGATCGGAGTTTCGCCTTGGATTATTTCACTTACTTCCTCTGAAACCATCATAACGCTACGCTCAGCGACTGGAAAGCTGTTAGATACCATATCTTTTACATATTTTTTTATTGAAGGAGATACTTTTACGGCATCACTCAACGGCATTTCCAAAGTGATCTTATCGAATGCCTTCTTGCAGATCGCTTTATCTAACTCTCGCTTAGTCGGCATCTTGTTAGGAGGGAAGGGTTATAGAGTCATATACTCTCTTTCCATGGCTGGTTCAGCAGGAGTTGAGCGTCAATCGACATTGTTTCCAGATTGTCGATCGATATTTACCGTTGCGTGTCGATCGACGTTGGTTCCTTCTTGTCGATCGATTTCCACATCTTCTTCTTCCTCCTCGAGGTCGATGGCCTCTTCCTCTCGAGTTGTTTCTGACTCGGTATTGGGATCATCGAGGATTATCGGGCGTGACCTATTTTCACCGGTTTCCTCAGCTATGTTGGGGTCAAAATAGGTCACGACGGAATCAATGTCTGAAAGTCCGTAAAAATCGGCATGAACGTTTTTACAAAAATTAAAATTTTCGGAAAAGATTTATTCTTACGAAGAGCCCTACGGAAGAAACACGANNNNNNNNNNNNNNNNNNNNNNNNNNNNNNNNNNNNNNNNNNNNNNNNNNNNNNNNNNNNNNNNNNNNNNNNNNNNNNNNNNNNNNNNNNNNNNNNNNNNNNNNNNNNNNNNNNNNNNNNNNNNNNNNNNNNNNNNNNNNNNNNNNNNNNNNNNNNNNNNNNNNNNNNNNNNNNNNNNNNNNCGACCGAGCATTCGTCCCGATCGGTCGCTACGTAGCACTCAAGCCAAGCTCGGTCGCTACGTAGCGACCGAGCGTCCGTCCCGCNNNNNNNNNNNNNNNNNNNNNNNNNNNNNNNNNNNNNNNNNNNNNNNNNNNNNNNNNNNNNNNNNNNNNNNNNNNNNNNNNNNNNNNNNNNNNNNNNNNNNNNNNNNNNNNNNNNNNNNNNNNNNNNNNNNNNNNNNNNNNNNNNNNNNNNNNNNNNNNNNNNNNNNNNNNNNNNNNNNNNNNNNNNNNNNNNNNNNNNNNNNNNNNNNNNNNNNNNNNNNNNNNNNNNNNNNNNNNNNNNNNNNNNNNNNNNNNNNNNNNNNNNNNNNNNNNNNNNNNNNNNNNNNNNNNNNNNNNNNNNNNNNNNNNNNNNNNNNNNNNNNNNNNNNNNNNNNNNNNNNNNNNNNNNNNNNNNNNNNNNNNNNNNNNNNNNNNNNNNNNNNNNNNNNNNNNNNNNNNNNNNNNNNNNNNNNNNNNNNNNNNNNNNNNNNNNNNNNNNNNNNNNNNNNNNNNNNNNNNNNNNNNNNNNNNNNNNNNNNNNNNNNNNNNNNNNNNNNNNNNNNNNNNNNNNNNNNNNNNNNNNNNNNNNNNNNNNNNNNNNNNNNNNNNNNNNNNNNNNNNNNNNNNNNNNNNNNNNNNNNNNNNNNNNNNNNNNNNNNNNNNNNNNNNNNNNNNNNNNNNNNNNNNNNNNNNNNNNNNNNNNNNNNNNNNNNNNNNNNNNNNNNNNNNNNNNNNNNNNNNNNNNNNNNNNNNNNNNNNNNNNNNNNNNNNNNNNNNNNNNNNNNNNNNNNNNNNNNNNNNNNNNNNNNNNNNNNNNNNNNNNNNNNNNNNNNNNNNNNNNNNNNNNNNNNNNNNNNNNNNNNNNNNNNNNNNNNNNNNNNNNNNNNNNNNNNNNNNNNNNNNNNNNNNNNNNNNNNNNNNNNNNNNNNNNNNNNNNNNNNNNNNNNNNNNNNNNNNNNNNNNNNNNNNNNNNNNNNNNNNNNNNNNNNNNNNNNNNNNNNNNNNNNNNNNNNNNNNNNNNNNNNNNNNNNNNNNNNNNNNNNNNNNNNNNNNNNNNNNNNNNNNNNNNNNNNNNNNNNNNNNNNNNNNNNNNNNNNNNNNNNNNNNNNNNNNNNNNNNNNNNNNNNNNNNNNNNNNNNNNNNNNNNNNNNNNNNNNNNNNNNNNNNNNNNNNNNNNNNNNNNNNNNNNNNNNNNNNNNNNNNNNNNNNNNNNNNNNNNNNNNNNNNNNNNNNNNNNNNNNNNNNNNNNNNNNNNNNNNNNNNNNNNNNNNNNNNNNNNNNNNNNNNNNNNNNNNNNNNNNNNNNNNNNNNNNNNNNNNNNNNNNNNNNNNNNNNNNNNNNNNNNNNNNNNNNNNNNNNNNNNNNNNNNNNNNNNNNNNNNNNNNNNNNNNNNNNNNNNNNNNNNNNNNNNNNNNNNNNNNNNNNNNNNNNNNNNNNNNNNNNNNNNNNNNNNNNNNNNNNNNNNNNNNNNNNNNNNNNNNNNNNNNNNNNNNNNNNNNNNNNNNNNNNNNNNNNNNNNNNNNNNNNNNNNNNNNNNNNNNNNNNNNNNNNNNNNNNNNNNNNNNNNNNNNNNNNNNNNNNNNNNNNNNNNNNNNNNNNNNNNNNNNNNNNNNNNNNNNNNNNNNNNNNNNNNNNNNNNNNNNNNNNNNNNNNNNNNNNNNNNNNNNNNNNNNNNNNNNNNNNNNNNNNNNNNNNNNNNNNNNNNNNNNNNNNNNNNNNNNNNNNNNNNNNNNNNNNNNNNNNNNNNNNNNNNNNNNNNNNNNNNNNNNNNNNNNNNNNNNNNNNNNNNNNNNNNNNNNNNNNNNNNNNNNNNNNNNNNNNNNNNNNNNNNNNNNNNNNNNNNNNNNNNNNNNNNNNNNNNNNNNNNNNNNNNNNNNNNNNNNNNNNNNNNNNNNNNNNNNNNNNNNNNNNNNNNNNNNNNNNNNNNNNNNNNNNNNNNNNNNNNNNNNNNNNNNNNNNNNNNNNNNNNNNNNNNNNNNNNNNNNNNNNNNNNNNNNNNNNNNNNNNNNNNNNNNNNNNNNNNNNNNNNNNNNNNNNNNNNNNNNNNNNNNNNNNNNNNNNNNNNNNNNNNNNNNNNNNNNNNNNNNNNNNNNNNNNNNNNNNNNNNNNNNNNNNNNNNNNNNNNNNNNNNNNNNNNNNNNNNNNNNNNNNNNNNNNNNNNNNNNNNNNNNNNNNNNNNNNNNNNNNNNNNNNNNNNNNNNNNNNNNNNNNNNNNNNNNNNNNNNNNNNNNNNNNNNNNNNNNNNNNNNNNNNNNNNNNNNNNNNNNNNNNNNNNNNNNNNNNNNNNNNNNNNNNNNNNNNNNNNNNNNNNNNNNNNNNNNNNNNNNNNNNNNNNNNNNNNNNNNNNNNNNNNNNNNNNNNNNNNNNNNNNNNNNNNNNNNNNNNNNNNNNNNNNNNNNNNNGAACTGATCCAAACCATGTTGGAAAAATTCTCAAAGACTATACAGCATCTATCATCGCAATCATTCATTTAGAATACCTCTGCCAAACTTCAGAATGAAAGTCGATGATTTTCTGAAGTCATAAAGATCTTTTCCGATTTGATAAAATGAGTTTCGTATAAGAATCATTATACGAGAAATCTTTAGGCATCAAAGCATCACCCTCATTTTCCGTTGAACCAACCGACTCATGGAAAAACATCAAAAACATTTGCGACAAAGCAAAATCAAGAACAAAAGTAACAGAAAATACGACAAAGAGAACACGTCCTCCCCGCTCGTCGACTAAGTCTATCACTTTTTAACTGATTCATTCAAGTAACCTGCATAAACGTTTCGCGACT
This sequence is a window from Brassica oleracea var. oleracea cultivar TO1000 chromosome C1, BOL, whole genome shotgun sequence. Protein-coding genes within it:
- the LOC106335622 gene encoding uncharacterized protein LOC106335622, which codes for MPTKRELDKAICKKAFDKITLEMPLSDAVKVSPSIKKYVKDMVSNSFPVAERSVMMVSEEVSEIIQGETPIKRPDPGSFVLDCNIWNKNFPRSLCDLGSSVNLMPHSVAISLGYDKFKPTKITLVLANRSVRLPEGLPDDVPIGINDCHDPTDFVVLKYQNEPKDPLILGRPFLATAGAIIDVKEGRICLNIGNIPMTFDMDKLIRRP